In Lapillicoccus jejuensis, the DNA window GGGGTCCCGGGGACTGGACCGACGACGGGCTCGGTCACTTCCCGCGCGCCGTGTTCGCCGACCTGGTTGAGGTGCGCCACCACCGGACGGTGACCGTCCTCGACGTACGGCGGCAGCGCGAGCACGACGCGGGTCACCTCGTCGGCGCCCTGCACATCCCGCTGCACGACCTGGTCGCTCGACTCGACGAGGTCCCCGGCGACGCGGAGGTCTGGGTGCACTGCGCCGGTGGCTACCGCGCCTCGATCGCAGCCTCGATCCTCGCCGCCCAAGGCCGGCGCGTCGTCGCCGTCGACGACGAGTTCGACCACGCCGCGCGCGCCGGTCTGCCGCTCGCCACCACCTGAGTCGTCCGAATCCCCACCACGAGAAGGAGCTCCACCATGTGTCGTCCCGCCCACTGCACGGTCTGCGGCAAGACCACCTGGGCCGGCTGCGGCCGGCACGTCGACCAGGTCATGGCGACCGTGCCCCGTGCCGACCGCTGCCCTGGCCACTCCGACGCCGAGCGATCCGCCGCCTCGAGGGGTGGCTTCCTCTCCCGCCTGTTCGGTCGCTGACCGGCCGCCCCCACCGTGCCCCTGCTCGTGCTGCCCGTCGGCCTCGTCATCGGGCTGTCGCTGGGTGCGCTCGGCGGCGGCGGCTCCATCCTCACCGTCCCCGCCCTGGTCTACCTGCTGGGTCAGGACCCTCGCCAGGCGACCACCGGGTCCCTCGTCATCGTCGGGCTGACCTCGCTGGTCGCGCTCGTCCCGCACGCGCGGCGCGGCCGGGTCCGCGCCGGGCAGGGGCTCGCCTTCGGCGCGCTCGGCACCGCGGGCTCGTTCGCCGGGAGCGCGCTGGCCGCGCACGTCGCACCAGCGGTCCTGCTCACCGGGTTCGCCGCGCTGATGCTGCTCGTCGCGACGCTGATGATCCGCCGCTCCCGCGCAGCGGCGGCCTCGCCCGCCGCCCCCGACCTCGGCCGGGCCGACCTCGAGCCCATGCTCACCCTGCGACCGCTGTCGTGCGCCTGTCCGCGGGTGGTTCGGCTGCTCGTCACCGCCACCGTGGTCGGCTTGGTGACCGGGTTCTTCGGCGTCGGGGGCGGGTTCGTCCTCGTCCCCGCCCTCGTGCTCGCGCTGTCCTTCGACATGCCGACGGCCGTCGGCACCTCCCTGCTCGTCATCGCCGTCAACAGCGCGACCGCACTGCTGGCCCGCGCGAGCAGCGGGACGTCGCCGTCCTGGGCGGTGGTCGTCGCCGTCACCACGGTCGCCGTCGTCGGCAGCCTGGTCGGGGGCCGGCTCGCCTCGCGGGTCCCCCCGCGGCTGCTGACGCGGGCCTTCTCGGTCCTGCTCGTCGGCGTCGCGCTCTACACCGCGGCCCGCAGCCTGCCGCGGCTCTGACCCGCGGCGCCCGGCCGCTACCAGGGTGCGGGTGCCGCGGCGGTGGCGGGGACCGGGCCGGCCGGACCCGGGCAGGCCTGGCGGTGCCGCAGGCCGTCACGCAGGGCGGTGTCGCGTGCGCGACGCGCGGAGCCCGTCCACTCGCACCGGGTGCAGGTCGCCAGGAAGAAGCTGCCGTGGACGAGCAGCGAGGTCCACGCCCCCGGGACGCCGCCGGCGCCGTACGGCGGGGAGGACGAGCCCGAGCCGGGTGCGCCGAGAAGCGACGGCGCGGGTGCGGGGGGCAGGTGGAGGCGTGGGTGGTCCACCCGAGCGAGTATGCCGGTCACCGCGGCCCGGCGAAGAACGTTCTCGCACGGTGTTTCCCGCCGCTCCGAAGCTCCACCCGGTGGGTTGTTGCCGACCGGCGCCCGACCGTTCCAGGTCGAGGCGAATGTCCGGCTCGAGCGCTTTATCCGTTCGGCGGATGTTCCGTCCACCGCCCTTCCTTCACGATGAACGGGGTCTCCGACCGTGGTCCGCCTCCCCCACCACCCGCCAGGAAGCCAGGTCATGCCTCCCCGCGCCCTCCTCAGCCGTCCCCCGCGCCGACCCCTGCGCCGACCCCTGCGTCGACCCCTGCGTCGACCCTTGCGTCGACTGCTCGCGTCGACCCGACGCCGGGACCGTGGTGTCGTCGCGGTCGCGACCGCGCTCCTGCTGACGCTGCTCGTGGGGTGCTGCGGGATGGTCGTCGACGTCGGTCGCTGGTACCTCACGCAGCAGCAGGCCCAGCGGGCGGCCGACGCCGCCGCGATGGCGGGGGTGACGTCGCTGCCGGGGGACCCGACGACGGCGTACAGCAAGGCCGCGACGTACGCGGGCTACAACGGCTTCACCACCGGCGGCGGCACGACGGTGACGAGCGCGGCCACGGGGGCGGGCGGGAACCGGCTCGCCGTCACCGTGCGGACGTCGGTCAACAACTTCTTCCTCCCGCTCTTCGGGATCAACAAGACCAACATCGCCACCACCGCGACGGCCGACTACGTCGCCCCGGTGCAGATGGGCAGCCCCTGCAACCGGATCGGGCTCGACCCCGAGTCCCCGCCGAGCGTGGCCTACCCCAGCTGCAGCACGAGCACCGGCCGGCTGTGGGTCAACGTCAACAGCCCGAGCACCGAGAAGCTGCAGGGCGACCCGTACTCGGTCACCAACTGCGGTGACACCTCCAGCGGCACCAACCGCGTCGCCGACAACTGCGCGAGCCTGTCCGGCCCCAACAACGAGTACACCGCCAACGGCTTCTTCTACGAGCTCATCGTCAGCAAGCCGGGCACCCTCAACGTGCAGCTGTACGACGCCCCGTGGGTGGACACCGCCGTCTTCTGCAACAGCTCGGCCATGAACGGCCTGGCCTCGGCGCTCGGGTCGAGCGACCCGCGCTACAGCGCGGGCGCGACGAACTACTGCGACGGCGACGCCTACACCTACCCCTACCTGTCGAACTACTACACCGCGCAAGAGGCCACGACGTACACCCTGCGGTCCAACGACGGCAGCACCGACCCGCTCAGCCACTCCGTCGTCGGCGGGTCGTGCACCAAGACCTACGCGGGCTACGAGCCGGCCAGCGCCAGCCAGTTCGCCTCCGACATCACCAACAACGTGAACGGCCTCGGCGACACCTTCCACAAGTGGTCGACGCTGTGCAGCATCACCGCGACGCCCGGGACCTACATGCTCCAGGTCCAGTCGGCGCAGAACGTCGCGGGTCAGGGCATGACCAACCACTTCAGCATCCGGGCGACGTCGAGCGCCGGCAACGACGCGGTCGCCGTCTCCGGGCACCAGGCCATGGGCCTGTTCGCGCAGGACGGCGCCGGGTCGCAGTTCTACCTCGCGCGGGTCCCCACCGCCGCCGCGGGCCAGACCCTGCAGGTCGGGTTCTTCGACATCGGCGACTGCCAGGGCACGCTGTGCCACATCCAGATCGTCCAGCCCGACGGCACCCCCGCCGGCACGTGCATCGGCTCCGGCCCGGTGTCCGGGTCGCTCGGCAGCTGCGACTTCGACATCCCCTCGTCCACCTTCAACGGACGATGGCAGAAGCTCTTCATCTCGATCCCGACGACCTACTCCTGCAACGACGCCGACCAGACGGCGTGCTGGTACAGCGTCAGGTACACCGCGGGCACCCCGACCGACGTGACGGCCTGGCAGGCCAGCATCAATGGCACCCCGGTCCGGCTCGTCAACTGACACCGTCCCCACCGCGGCGTGGCGTGCTTACGCCGCGGTGGGGACGGCGCTCGTGGGGACCTACGCGCTGCTCCCGCTCGGGCTGGTCCGCGACGTCCTCTACCTGGTCCTCGGCCTCGGCTGCGTCACCGGGATCGTCGTGGGCGTGCTGCGGCACCGGCCGCAGGGCCGCTCGCCGTGGTGGTGGTTCGCCGCCGGGCAGCTGGTCTGGACCGCCGGCGACAGCACCTTCAACTGGCTGAACGACGTCCTCGGGGTCTCGCCCTACCCGTCCGTCGCCGACGCGTTCTACCTCGCCGCCTACCCGCTCCTCGCGGTCGGGGTGGTCAGGCTCGTGCGCGTACGACGCCCCCGCGCCGCGCTCGAGAGCGCGCTCGACGCCGCGGTGGTCACCGTCGCGCTCGGGTTGCTCGCGTGGGTGCTCCTCGCCGCTCCCACCGCCGGGTCCGACGCGCCGCTGTTCGAGCAGGCCGTCGGCGTCGCCTACCCCGCCGGCGACATCCTCGTCCTCGCCGGGATCGCCTGGCTCGTGACCTCGATGCCGCGCCCGCTGCCGTCGTACCGCCTGCTCGTGGCCGCCGTCCTCGTCCTCGTCGTCGGCGACGTGGCCTTCACCCTCGGGTCGTACGGGTTGTTCGACGACCCCCGCCGCCTCCTGGACCTCACCTGGCTGTCGTCGTACGTGCTGTGGGGGACCGCGACCCTGCACCCGTCGATGGCCCGGCTGTCGAGCCGCTCCGACGCGCCGGCCCCGTCGATGAGCGCCCGCCGGATCGTCGTGCTGGGCGCGTCGGTGCTCGTGCCACCGGCCCTGCTCGCGTTCGAGGCCGTCCGGGACGGCGACTTCGACATCTGGGCCTTC includes these proteins:
- a CDS encoding pilus assembly protein TadG-related protein, with protein sequence MRRLLASTRRRDRGVVAVATALLLTLLVGCCGMVVDVGRWYLTQQQAQRAADAAAMAGVTSLPGDPTTAYSKAATYAGYNGFTTGGGTTVTSAATGAGGNRLAVTVRTSVNNFFLPLFGINKTNIATTATADYVAPVQMGSPCNRIGLDPESPPSVAYPSCSTSTGRLWVNVNSPSTEKLQGDPYSVTNCGDTSSGTNRVADNCASLSGPNNEYTANGFFYELIVSKPGTLNVQLYDAPWVDTAVFCNSSAMNGLASALGSSDPRYSAGATNYCDGDAYTYPYLSNYYTAQEATTYTLRSNDGSTDPLSHSVVGGSCTKTYAGYEPASASQFASDITNNVNGLGDTFHKWSTLCSITATPGTYMLQVQSAQNVAGQGMTNHFSIRATSSAGNDAVAVSGHQAMGLFAQDGAGSQFYLARVPTAAAGQTLQVGFFDIGDCQGTLCHIQIVQPDGTPAGTCIGSGPVSGSLGSCDFDIPSSTFNGRWQKLFISIPTTYSCNDADQTACWYSVRYTAGTPTDVTAWQASINGTPVRLVN
- a CDS encoding sulfite exporter TauE/SafE family protein, yielding MPLLVLPVGLVIGLSLGALGGGGSILTVPALVYLLGQDPRQATTGSLVIVGLTSLVALVPHARRGRVRAGQGLAFGALGTAGSFAGSALAAHVAPAVLLTGFAALMLLVATLMIRRSRAAAASPAAPDLGRADLEPMLTLRPLSCACPRVVRLLVTATVVGLVTGFFGVGGGFVLVPALVLALSFDMPTAVGTSLLVIAVNSATALLARASSGTSPSWAVVVAVTTVAVVGSLVGGRLASRVPPRLLTRAFSVLLVGVALYTAARSLPRL